The following coding sequences are from one Arachis hypogaea cultivar Tifrunner chromosome 7, arahy.Tifrunner.gnm2.J5K5, whole genome shotgun sequence window:
- the LOC112703945 gene encoding MLP-like protein 43 — protein MAISGKISVEVVIQVPGSKFFQILAKELHNIQNICEGVHGANLHEGDDWHCTDSVKNWTCLVDNKVITCKEKIEAIDEEKKLIQFSIFDGDIGQNYKLFKSNVQVTETNNESASVKWTIEYEKINEDVKTPYGYLELLEKVTIEVGDHLHKA, from the exons ATGGCAATATCTGGTAAAATTAGTGTTGAAGTTGTGATCCAAGTACCAGGTTCAAAGTTCTTCCAAATTTTGGCAAAGGAACTCCACAATATCCAAAACATTTGTGAAGGAGTGCATGGAGCCAACTTGCACGAAGGTGATGACTGGCACTGCACTGATTCGGTCAAAAATTGGACTTGTCTAGTAG ataataaagtAATTACATGTAAAGAGAAAATTGAAGCCATCGATGAAGAGAAGAAGTTGATTCAATTCAGCATCTTTGATGGAGATATCGGTCAAAACTACAAACTCTTTAAGAGCAATGTTCAAGTGACTGAGACAAACAATGAAAGTGCTAGTGTTAAATGGACTATTGAATATGAAAAGATCAATGAGGATGTTAAAACTCCATACGGCTACTTGGAACTTTTAGAGAAGGTTACTATAGAAGTTGGTGATCATCTTCACAAGGCATAG